Below is a window of Ruegeria sp. THAF33 DNA.
TGCGATGGCAGCAAATCACCGCGCATGCGGAAACTCTCGGCCGGAATGACGCCAAGTCATCCCTTGCGGGCCAGGTTTCCCTTCGGCATTTGCCCAAGACTGTTTCGGAGAGCATAGGTGCACGGCCTTTCCCCCAAAGGCCAAAAGGCCCTAATCAGAGCCACATTTCCGGCTCGCCATATACTCCGATGCGCAGGCCGGACCGTCAGGCAAGGCGTGACGCAACCGGCCTCAGGCCAGGCCAAACCCAAATCCAAGTCTGGCCACCCCGTCGGAGATCGCCCCTAAAATCTCCGGCGGGGTCCTTGCAAATGACACCCATGTTCTGCCCCCGGCATCAGGTATCCAGGTCGTTCAAATCGTTCAGAAGATCCAGCAACAATTCGTGTTTTTCCGGCCCCAGGCGGGAACGAATGCGTTCCGCCTGCGCCATGCTGGCGGGCTGATTGGCGTGAATGATCTGAACGCCACGCTCGCCGATCTCGACAATCTGGCGACGCCGGTCAGCCGGGTGGCATCGTCGGGAGATCAGGCCGCGATGCTCCAGTTTTTGCAGTATCCGTGTCAGGCTTGGCAACAACAGACAGGCGCGTTCGGCAATATGCGTCGGTTCCTGCGGGCCTTCTTCGT
It encodes the following:
- the hpaR gene encoding homoprotocatechuate degradation operon regulator HpaR; translation: MTDDLPLTSRSLPIALLRAREKVMGPIRAMLADAGVTEQQWRVLRVLNEEGPQEPTHIAERACLLLPSLTRILQKLEHRGLISRRCHPADRRRQIVEIGERGVQIIHANQPASMAQAERIRSRLGPEKHELLLDLLNDLNDLDT